Proteins from a single region of Strix uralensis isolate ZFMK-TIS-50842 chromosome 31, bStrUra1, whole genome shotgun sequence:
- the LOC141936040 gene encoding olfactory receptor 14A16-like, whose translation MSNSSSITEFLLLPFTDTRELQLLHFWLFLGIYLAALLGNGLIITAIACDHHLHTPMYFFLLNLSLLDLGSISTTLPKAMDNSLWDNRDISYSGCAGQAFLFLFLVIAEFYLLTVMSYDRYVAICKPLHYGTLLGSRACVHMAAAAWGTGFLWAVLHTANTFSIPLCKGNAVDQFFCEIPQILKLSCSDYYLREFGLIMVGVSLEFGCFVFIVVSYVQIFRAVLRIPSEQGQHKAFSTCLPHLVVVSLFINTGMVVYLKPPSISHSSLDLVLSFLYSVVPPAVNPLIYSMRNQEIKDALRKLYEYIAGSGHGNQGVRAGLHASTTITKGVPQGRARRLDDSPKAGIGNTLKKLLRQKDICSFQVLDGFTGTSAET comes from the exons atgtccaacagcagctccatcactgagttcctcctcctgccattcacagacacacgggagctgcagctcttgcacttctggctcttcctgggcatctacctggctgccctcctgggcaacggcctcatcatcaccgccatcgcctgtgaccaccacctgcacacccccatgtacttcttcctcctcaacctctccctcctcgacctgggctccatctccaccactctccccaaagccatggacaattccctctgggacaacagggacatctcctactcaGGATGTGCTGGCcaggcctttctctttctcttcttagtcATAGCAGAGTTTTATCTCCTCACTgtcatgtcctatgaccgctacgttgccatctgcaaacccctgcactacgggaccctcctgggcagcagagcttgtgtccacatggcagcagctgcttggggcactgggtttctctgggctgtgctgcacacggccaacacattttcaatacctctctgcaagggcaatgctgtggaccagttcttctgtgaaatcccccagatcctcaagctctcctgctcagactaCTATCTCAGGGAgtttgggcttatcatggttggTGTCTCTTTAgaatttgggtgttttgttttcattgtggtgtcctatgtgcagatcttcagggccgtgctgaggatcccctctgagcagggacagcacaaagccttttccacgtgcctccctcacctggttgtggtctccctctttatcaacACTGGCATGGTTGTTTACCTGAAGCCCCCATCCATCTCGCATTcatccctggacctggtgctgtcatttctgtactcagtggtgcctccagcagtgaaccccctcatctacagcatgaggaaccaggagatcaaggatgccctgaggaaactatATGAATACATA gcaggatcaggccatggGAACCAAggtgtcagagctggcctccatgcCAGCACCACCATCACCAAAGGGGTTCCTCAGGGCAGGGCCAGAAGGCTGGACGACTCTCCCAAAGCTGGTATCGGGAATACACTCAAGAAACTGCTCCGTCAAAAAGACATTTGCTCGTTTCAGGTTCTGGATGGTTTCACAGGGACAAGTGCAGAGACCTAG